Proteins co-encoded in one Balnearium lithotrophicum genomic window:
- a CDS encoding radical SAM protein, whose translation MKLSPFLKVDTPTSFRDHPGVHSILFYTDINLCNLNCFQCHNRYFFSKLGNTEFMNYEELSQKLSMAKLLGVELVIVSGGEPTLEPNLEEGLSFVKERGFPIRLDTNGTNPKKLEKLIKNRLIDGIALDVKIPLLDEYTPNQKKRFKRILFSEEEVSDRALLEYTKHVEITINLIMKYSLPFTILRTVEYPLLTGEDKSLISESVKSLPHQFNPFYPVEE comes from the coding sequence ATGAAATTGTCCCCTTTTCTAAAAGTTGATACCCCAACAAGTTTTAGAGACCATCCAGGAGTTCACTCAATTCTATTCTATACAGATATAAACCTCTGTAACTTAAACTGTTTTCAGTGCCACAACAGGTATTTCTTTAGCAAATTGGGGAACACCGAATTTATGAACTATGAGGAACTCTCTCAAAAGCTATCAATGGCCAAACTGTTGGGAGTAGAGTTGGTAATAGTTTCTGGAGGGGAACCAACATTGGAACCAAACTTAGAGGAGGGACTTTCCTTTGTAAAGGAAAGAGGATTTCCCATAAGACTTGATACAAACGGAACTAATCCAAAAAAACTTGAAAAACTGATAAAAAATAGGTTAATAGATGGCATTGCCCTCGATGTAAAAATTCCCCTCTTAGATGAGTACACCCCTAACCAGAAGAAACGCTTTAAAAGAATTCTGTTTTCAGAGGAGGAAGTAAGTGACAGAGCTCTTTTAGAATATACAAAACATGTGGAAATAACAATAAACCTGATAATGAAATACTCATTGCCCTTTACCATCCTGAGGACTGTTGAATACCCTTTACTAACAGGAGAGGACAAATCCCTCATTTCAGAGTCTGTAAAATCACTACCACACCAGTTTAATCCTTTCTATCCTGTGGAGGAATGA
- the metE gene encoding 5-methyltetrahydropteroyltriglutamate--homocysteine S-methyltransferase, producing MKTYAYGFPRIGKQREFKKLVEGYWSKRVSEEELFSGIGEIERKREKTYRKYVDAFPEGEMTLYDPMLDTAITFGVYKVGSLNDYFELCRGKRALEMTKWFNTNYHYLVPDFEERVPNFSIEKPIWDRHEKAKKNVYLIGPFTFLKLSKGLKREFFEGALKELTGLYIEYMNSKNFLSVHLDDPALVLELSKEDWKLIEEVYQVFSYAKCSVNLFTYYDSVDRLELLFNLPVDGIGIDLVHDRGENLKQLEKIDREGKILYAGIVDGRNVWRVNPFKIRSFVEKLGENIVLTNAAPLFHLPVSIESSSLPDELKAKISFAEERLKELNLTANIEERESEVKEWIKGLTLPFGRNEEVRKRVSLLKEDDFERKPSYEERVKVQKEVLKLPLFPTTTIGSFPQTEEIRRIRLLYRKGLLSKEDYETFIRGEISKAIQIQEDLGLDVLVHGEFERTDMVEFFAEKLEGIATTGNGWVISYGTRCYRPPIIYGDVSRRAPMTIKEVSFAQSLTEKPVKGMLTGPVTIISWSYVREDIPIREVAYQIALALKDEIEDYEKTGIKVVQIDEPAIRERAPIKKRLWNEYFEWAIKSFRLCHSSVKPETQIHTHMCYSEFSEIMDYILDMDFDVISIEASRSKGDIIKAFEEVNFNRQIGLGVWDIHSPYIPSVDEMREIVDRALRVIPKENFWINPDCGLKTRRWEEVIPALRNLVTLARNLRSN from the coding sequence ATGAAGACGTATGCCTACGGTTTCCCTAGGATAGGGAAACAGAGAGAATTTAAAAAGCTTGTAGAGGGATACTGGAGTAAGAGAGTCTCAGAGGAGGAACTGTTCTCAGGAATTGGTGAAATTGAGAGAAAAAGAGAGAAGACCTACAGGAAGTATGTAGATGCCTTCCCAGAAGGAGAAATGACTCTCTATGACCCAATGTTAGACACAGCTATCACTTTTGGTGTTTACAAAGTTGGTAGCCTGAATGATTACTTTGAACTGTGCCGAGGAAAAAGAGCCCTCGAAATGACCAAGTGGTTCAATACAAACTATCACTACCTTGTCCCTGATTTTGAGGAGAGAGTTCCTAACTTTTCTATTGAAAAACCCATCTGGGACAGGCATGAAAAAGCGAAAAAAAATGTATACCTAATTGGTCCTTTTACATTTTTGAAACTCTCTAAGGGGTTAAAGAGGGAGTTTTTTGAGGGAGCTCTAAAAGAGCTTACTGGACTCTACATTGAGTACATGAATTCAAAAAATTTTCTGTCAGTTCACTTAGATGACCCGGCTTTGGTCTTAGAGCTCTCCAAAGAGGATTGGAAATTAATAGAAGAGGTTTATCAAGTATTTTCTTATGCTAAATGTTCCGTAAATCTCTTCACTTACTATGACAGTGTAGATAGACTGGAACTTCTTTTTAACTTACCAGTAGATGGTATTGGTATAGACCTAGTTCATGATAGAGGGGAAAATCTTAAACAACTTGAGAAAATCGATAGAGAAGGAAAAATTCTATATGCAGGAATTGTAGATGGAAGAAACGTTTGGAGAGTTAATCCATTCAAAATAAGGAGTTTTGTTGAAAAGCTCGGAGAGAATATAGTTTTAACAAATGCAGCTCCCCTTTTTCACTTGCCAGTTAGCATTGAAAGTTCTTCACTTCCAGATGAATTAAAAGCAAAAATTTCCTTTGCTGAGGAGCGTTTAAAAGAACTAAATCTCACTGCTAATATAGAGGAAAGGGAATCTGAAGTTAAAGAGTGGATTAAAGGATTGACACTTCCTTTTGGAAGAAATGAGGAAGTAAGGAAGAGAGTTTCTTTACTTAAGGAAGATGACTTTGAAAGAAAGCCTTCTTATGAAGAACGTGTAAAAGTTCAAAAGGAAGTGCTCAAATTACCGCTCTTTCCCACAACGACGATAGGCTCTTTTCCTCAAACAGAAGAGATTAGAAGGATTAGGCTACTATATAGAAAAGGACTTTTATCTAAGGAAGATTATGAAACATTTATAAGAGGAGAAATCTCTAAAGCTATTCAAATTCAGGAAGACTTAGGACTGGATGTTCTTGTTCATGGAGAGTTTGAAAGAACGGATATGGTCGAATTTTTTGCTGAGAAATTGGAAGGAATTGCAACTACAGGTAATGGCTGGGTTATTTCTTACGGAACTCGTTGCTATAGACCACCCATAATCTACGGAGATGTTTCAAGAAGAGCTCCTATGACTATAAAAGAAGTTTCTTTTGCTCAAAGTCTTACAGAAAAACCGGTAAAAGGAATGCTTACAGGACCTGTTACAATCATCTCCTGGAGTTATGTTAGGGAAGATATACCTATACGAGAGGTAGCTTATCAAATTGCCTTAGCCTTAAAAGATGAAATTGAGGACTATGAAAAAACAGGGATAAAAGTGGTTCAAATAGATGAACCTGCTATCAGGGAGAGAGCTCCTATTAAAAAGAGACTGTGGAATGAATACTTCGAATGGGCTATAAAGTCCTTTAGACTTTGCCACTCCTCTGTAAAACCAGAAACTCAAATACATACTCATATGTGTTATTCAGAATTTTCAGAAATAATGGACTACATTCTTGATATGGATTTTGATGTTATCTCTATTGAGGCATCCCGCTCAAAAGGAGATATCATTAAAGCTTTTGAGGAGGTTAACTTTAATAGACAGATAGGACTAGGGGTTTGGGATATTCATTCACCCTATATTCCCTCTGTTGATGAAATGAGAGAAATTGTGGATAGGGCTCTCAGGGTTATCCCTAAGGAAAACTTCTGGATTAATCCAGATTGCGGCTTAAAAACAAGAAGATGGGAAGAGGTAATTCCTGCATTAAGGAATTTAGTGACTCTGGCAAGAAATTTGCGCAGTAACTAA
- a CDS encoding GNAT family N-acetyltransferase, which produces MEFRLEKNRISLELEDGQEAFITFGVEKEKKVLVVSTTYVPENHRGKGLAGKLSQKLVEFADENGYKIYPLCSYTQKFLMRKRPDLIAEAE; this is translated from the coding sequence ATGGAGTTCAGGTTAGAGAAGAACAGAATAAGCTTAGAATTGGAGGACGGTCAGGAGGCATTTATAACTTTTGGAGTTGAAAAGGAAAAAAAAGTTTTAGTTGTTAGTACAACCTATGTTCCTGAAAATCACAGAGGTAAAGGCTTAGCTGGTAAGCTTTCCCAAAAACTCGTTGAATTTGCAGATGAGAATGGATATAAAATCTATCCGCTTTGTTCTTATACTCAGAAATTCCTTATGAGAAAGAGACCCGATTTAATAGCTGAGGCGGAATAA
- a CDS encoding class I SAM-dependent methyltransferase, producing MEVAITTDRKPSKEMIEEATKLSEKLEAPLVKRRHLTINAIRKAFNRNVLVVNRDLTLTLHTLRGQKLFFHPGLFKIRLLNYLQTGKEAMVEAMDLKEGETVLDCNLGLAQDALMAAFVSKRKVVGVEKDPVIYEIVKRGLRKYMPSGKLKVADFAFKLVESHLSDNYLFLRGLPDRSFDIVYFSPMFVKPKWHCDVMSPFREVAPKDFISPETLKEAERVARKRVVIKINKGVKEQFSFLSDYKKMESSTNVEYIFKEV from the coding sequence ATGGAAGTAGCTATAACAACAGATAGAAAGCCCTCAAAGGAAATGATAGAGGAAGCTACAAAGTTATCAGAGAAATTAGAAGCTCCTCTTGTAAAGAGGAGACATCTAACAATTAATGCAATAAGGAAGGCTTTTAACAGGAACGTCTTGGTTGTCAATAGAGATTTAACACTTACCCTGCATACACTGAGAGGTCAAAAACTCTTTTTCCATCCTGGACTTTTCAAGATACGCTTACTCAACTATCTCCAAACGGGAAAGGAAGCAATGGTTGAGGCAATGGATTTAAAAGAGGGAGAAACGGTTCTTGACTGTAACCTTGGATTAGCACAGGATGCACTTATGGCAGCGTTTGTCTCAAAAAGAAAAGTTGTAGGAGTTGAAAAAGACCCCGTTATCTACGAGATAGTTAAAAGAGGACTTAGAAAGTACATGCCTTCAGGAAAGTTAAAAGTTGCAGATTTCGCCTTTAAACTGGTAGAGTCTCACCTTTCTGACAATTATCTATTTTTGAGAGGACTTCCAGATAGATCCTTCGATATTGTTTACTTTTCCCCTATGTTTGTAAAACCTAAGTGGCACTGTGATGTTATGTCTCCCTTTAGAGAAGTAGCTCCTAAAGATTTTATTTCTCCAGAAACATTGAAGGAGGCTGAAAGAGTAGCAAGAAAAAGAGTAGTTATAAAGATAAACAAGGGAGTAAAGGAACAGTTCTCCTTTCTGTCAGATTACAAAAAGATGGAAAGTTCAACGAACGTTGAGTATATCTTTAAGGAAGTTTAA
- a CDS encoding tyrosine-type recombinase/integrase: MARIFKRGKYWWVDYRLPDGRRIRRSTGFTDKKMAELMLKDIELQIARKTLKIPVGIPLKEFWEKYSEYAKAHKTEQTWKTEKSVFSAFLSFLLRKGVSRLDKLNPEHLEKYKLLLIERGLSRFTVNKQLRTIKSIVSKAVEWELLPENPFKKVKLLKQPEGKLRFLTKEEIKQFLDSIDREDVKLYAIVALNTGLRLSELVNLDWEDVDLKHRLLRVTNKEEFTTKNYRDRTIPLNKTAYKAFKRLKELNPDKPITVKRIHLSKLISRYAKKAGLTDVTCHTLRHTFASHLAMNGVDLVTLKKLMGHSTINTTLIYTKITEEHKMKALSNLELTPNVEI, from the coding sequence ATGGCAAGGATATTTAAGCGTGGAAAATACTGGTGGGTGGACTATAGACTCCCTGACGGAAGAAGGATTCGCCGTTCTACAGGGTTTACTGATAAAAAAATGGCAGAGCTTATGCTTAAAGATATTGAGCTTCAAATTGCACGGAAAACTCTTAAAATTCCTGTAGGAATCCCTCTTAAGGAATTTTGGGAAAAATACTCAGAATATGCTAAGGCTCATAAAACGGAACAGACGTGGAAAACAGAAAAATCAGTATTTTCGGCATTTTTGAGCTTTCTACTCCGTAAGGGTGTAAGTCGTCTTGACAAACTTAATCCAGAACATCTTGAAAAGTACAAACTACTGTTAATTGAAAGGGGTTTAAGCCGATTTACTGTTAACAAGCAACTAAGGACGATTAAGTCAATAGTTTCTAAGGCTGTAGAGTGGGAGCTTCTTCCAGAAAATCCGTTCAAAAAAGTAAAACTGTTAAAGCAACCAGAAGGAAAACTTAGATTTCTAACAAAAGAAGAGATAAAGCAGTTTTTGGATAGCATAGACCGAGAGGATGTAAAGCTTTATGCAATTGTTGCTCTGAATACTGGATTAAGACTCTCGGAGCTTGTTAACTTAGATTGGGAAGACGTTGACCTGAAACATAGGCTCTTGAGAGTAACCAACAAAGAGGAATTTACGACCAAAAACTACCGGGATAGAACAATTCCTCTAAATAAAACTGCATATAAAGCTTTTAAAAGACTTAAAGAACTTAACCCAGATAAGCCCATAACGGTTAAGAGAATCCATCTTAGCAAACTAATTAGCAGGTATGCCAAAAAGGCTGGACTAACAGATGTTACATGTCATACTTTAAGGCACACGTTTGCAAGTCATTTAGCTATGAACGGCGTAGATTTAGTAACATTAAAAAAGCTCATGGGGCACTCTACAATTAATACTACGTTAATTTATACAAAGATTACAGAAGAACACAAGATGAAAGCCTTATCTAACTTAGAATTAACCCCAAACGTGGAAATCTAA
- a CDS encoding helix-turn-helix domain-containing protein has protein sequence MSEELLTGKEAAEFLKLSYHYLMRLASQGVIPSHQKGRKCKRYFLKSELIAWLKGEGASPKRRGRKPSLKFPVG, from the coding sequence ATGAGTGAAGAGTTGCTTACAGGAAAGGAAGCTGCTGAATTCCTTAAATTGAGCTATCACTATCTTATGAGATTAGCTTCCCAGGGAGTAATTCCTTCTCATCAGAAAGGAAGAAAATGTAAACGCTACTTTCTTAAGAGCGAATTAATTGCATGGTTAAAAGGGGAAGGAGCCTCTCCGAAAAGGAGAGGAAGGAAACCTTCTCTTAAATTTCCTGTTGGCTAA
- a CDS encoding helix-turn-helix domain-containing protein, translating into MAIKRDYRARIRRILEKKNMPIMQLAEEINKKGKRVAPTYLHQIFREERHPSIRKGYDVFPRIIEALPISKSEKEKLVYLALSQLLGEILREAENFVAKTGLKFTSEFPETLGEAFERMREKDEKPSYYKLQDLTGVTHTTFRAMKKGRIPDIKVFQRIIRGLKNLEQFDTEKLSYLYIKEAVNDDLLKYLDDYISQQEI; encoded by the coding sequence ATGGCGATAAAAAGAGATTACCGTGCAAGAATTAGAAGGATTCTTGAAAAGAAAAATATGCCTATAATGCAGTTGGCAGAGGAAATTAATAAAAAAGGGAAAAGAGTTGCTCCAACTTATTTACATCAAATTTTCAGAGAGGAAAGACATCCATCCATAAGGAAAGGTTACGATGTTTTCCCAAGAATCATAGAAGCTCTTCCTATTAGTAAATCTGAAAAGGAGAAACTTGTATACTTAGCTTTATCTCAACTACTTGGAGAAATCCTAAGGGAAGCTGAAAATTTTGTAGCAAAAACAGGACTTAAGTTTACTTCAGAATTTCCAGAAACTTTAGGAGAAGCTTTTGAACGTATGAGGGAAAAAGATGAAAAACCAAGTTATTATAAGCTTCAGGATTTAACTGGAGTAACCCATACAACATTTAGAGCTATGAAAAAAGGAAGAATTCCAGATATAAAGGTCTTCCAAAGAATTATAAGAGGTCTTAAGAATTTAGAACAGTTTGATACAGAGAAACTTTCCTATTTGTATATTAAAGAAGCCGTAAATGATGACTTGCTTAAGTATCTCGATGATTATATTAGCCAACAGGAAATTTAA